One Gossypium hirsutum isolate 1008001.06 chromosome A11, Gossypium_hirsutum_v2.1, whole genome shotgun sequence genomic window carries:
- the LOC107897386 gene encoding 50S ribosomal protein L29, chloroplastic — translation MLSVSIASPATLTLPPKPKSSIPKTSFTGVRIQHLCPQRLPSQATCFWQPSPSSSVVMMAKREEEMKEIRAKTTEEINDEVVELKGELLMLRLQKSVRNEFKSSEFGRMRKRIARMLTVKRERELEEGINKRLSRKLDRQWKKSIVVKPPPSLIKLREQEAAEEAEKSAA, via the exons ATGTTGAGCGTCTCAATTGCGTCCCCAGCTACCTTAACTCTCCCTCCAAAACCCAAATCCTCAATTCCCAAAACTTCCTTCACCGGCGTTAGAATCCAGCACTTATGTCCCCAACGGTTGCCTTCTCAGGCGACCTGCTTTTGGCAACCGTCACCTTCGTCCTCCGTGGTCATGATGGCTAagagagaagaagaaatgaaggaaataagaGCCAAAACCACTGAGGAAATCAACGATGAAGTGGTTGAATTAAAAGGTGAGCTTTTGATGCTTCGTCTCCAGAAATCGGTTCGTAATGAGTTCAAGTCTAGCGAGTTTGGGCGAATGCGCAAAAGG ATTGCTCGCATGCTTACTGTTAAACGGGAAAGAGAGCTCGAAGAGGGCATCAACAAGCGATTGTCAAGAAAGCTCGATCGGCAATGGAAGAAAAGCATTGTTGTGAAACCACCTCCATCTTTGATCAAGTTGAGAGAGCAAGAGGCAGCAGAAGAAGCTGAGAAATCGGCTGCTTGA